One genomic window of Azospirillum sp. TSH58 includes the following:
- the ftsZ gene encoding cell division protein FtsZ: MINVTIPSIEPELKPRITVFGVGGAGGNAVNNMIKSNLEGVDFVVGNTDAQALKGSLCEKRVQLGTTMTRGLGAGSKPDVGRASAEEQLEEIIGHLEGANMVFITAGMGGGTGTGAAPVIARAARERGLLTVGVVTKPFHFEGAHRMRLAESGIAELQQYVDTLIIIPNQNLFRIANEKTTFADAFKMADDVLHSGVRGVTDLMVMPGLINLDFADIRSVMTEMGKAMMGTGEAGGERRAIEAAEAAISNPLLDDVSMKGARGVLINITGGYDMTLFEVDEAANRVRDEVDPDANIIFGSTFDSSLDGVMRVSVVATGIDAAAMSNPRTLHPVNLSLVSDRNGGNGGVAKKPAGAAGLTQAAPAPLASPGQVAPAIPGAGLAPRPMGGVPQQQPQVQPQHHPAEVQQHVPVQQPVQHPIDPMVQHAPQHAPHPHMPMSHDAMQPMETAPARNVATGPLHSERRDGHFIAPKAADPGPRQPSVPMSSQLAAAAQAEPPARKPNFLFGLVTGLAGRKADPAPQPAPQHHHQPQHHQPQHQQPAMPQPPMAAPQQPMTQAPRPQAMGDGTTQKIDEEALDIPAFLRRQAN, translated from the coding sequence ATGATCAACGTGACCATCCCCAGCATCGAACCCGAACTGAAGCCCCGCATCACCGTCTTCGGTGTCGGCGGCGCCGGCGGCAACGCCGTGAACAACATGATCAAGTCCAACCTGGAAGGCGTGGACTTCGTCGTGGGCAACACCGACGCGCAGGCCCTCAAGGGCTCGCTCTGCGAGAAGCGCGTCCAGCTCGGCACCACCATGACCCGCGGCCTGGGCGCCGGCTCCAAGCCGGACGTCGGCCGCGCCTCCGCCGAGGAGCAGCTCGAGGAGATCATCGGTCACCTCGAAGGCGCCAACATGGTGTTCATCACCGCCGGCATGGGCGGCGGCACCGGCACGGGTGCGGCCCCGGTCATCGCCCGCGCCGCCCGCGAGCGCGGCCTGCTGACCGTCGGCGTGGTGACCAAGCCCTTCCATTTCGAGGGCGCGCACCGCATGCGGCTGGCCGAATCGGGCATCGCCGAGCTGCAGCAGTATGTCGACACGCTGATCATCATCCCGAACCAGAACCTGTTCCGCATCGCCAACGAGAAGACGACCTTCGCGGACGCCTTCAAGATGGCCGACGACGTTCTGCATTCCGGCGTGCGCGGCGTGACCGACCTGATGGTGATGCCCGGCCTGATCAACCTCGACTTCGCTGACATCCGCTCGGTCATGACCGAGATGGGCAAGGCGATGATGGGCACCGGCGAGGCCGGCGGCGAGCGCCGCGCCATCGAGGCCGCGGAGGCCGCCATCTCCAACCCGCTGCTCGACGACGTGTCGATGAAGGGTGCCCGCGGCGTCCTCATCAATATCACCGGCGGCTACGACATGACCCTGTTCGAGGTCGACGAGGCGGCGAACCGCGTCCGCGACGAGGTCGATCCGGACGCCAACATCATCTTCGGCTCCACCTTCGACAGCTCGCTGGACGGCGTGATGCGCGTGTCGGTGGTCGCCACCGGCATCGACGCCGCGGCCATGTCCAACCCGCGCACCCTGCACCCGGTCAACCTGTCGCTGGTCTCCGACCGCAACGGCGGCAACGGCGGCGTCGCCAAGAAGCCCGCCGGCGCGGCCGGCCTGACCCAGGCCGCCCCGGCGCCGCTCGCCTCCCCCGGCCAGGTCGCCCCGGCGATCCCCGGCGCCGGTCTGGCCCCGCGCCCGATGGGCGGCGTTCCGCAGCAGCAGCCGCAGGTCCAGCCCCAGCACCATCCGGCCGAGGTCCAGCAGCACGTTCCGGTCCAGCAGCCGGTCCAGCATCCCATCGACCCGATGGTCCAGCACGCCCCGCAGCATGCGCCCCACCCGCACATGCCGATGAGCCACGACGCCATGCAGCCGATGGAAACCGCCCCGGCGCGCAACGTCGCCACCGGTCCGCTGCACAGCGAGCGCCGCGACGGCCACTTCATCGCCCCGAAGGCCGCCGATCCCGGCCCGCGCCAGCCCTCCGTGCCGATGTCGAGCCAGCTCGCCGCCGCCGCCCAGGCGGAGCCGCCGGCCCGCAAGCCGAACTTCCTGTTCGGTCTGGTCACCGGTCTGGCCGGCCGCAAGGCCGACCCGGCGCCGCAGCCGGCCCCGCAGCATCACCATCAGCCCCAGCATCACCAGCCGCAGCACCAGCAGCCGGCGATGCCGCAGCCGCCGATGGCCGCCCCGCAGCAGCCGATGACCCAGGCCCCGCGCCCGCAGGCGATGGGCGACGGCACCACCCAGAAGATCGACGAGGAAGCGCTGGACATCCCCGCCTTCCTGCGCCGTCAGGCCAACTGA
- a CDS encoding bacteriohemerythrin: MDSIQWSRWMSVGIEELDDDHRVLVDIVNKLGADENRTSPDVVEAILDELIHYTKDHFAREEAHMAQANYPTFAAHKALHDALTRNVESYRERFHAQRETITGDEVFEFCADWLGQHILKEDTRFGAYAADQ, encoded by the coding sequence ATGGACTCCATTCAATGGTCGCGCTGGATGAGCGTCGGCATCGAAGAACTCGATGATGATCATCGCGTTCTCGTGGATATCGTCAACAAGCTGGGCGCGGATGAAAACCGCACCTCTCCTGACGTCGTCGAAGCGATCCTCGACGAGCTGATCCACTACACCAAGGATCATTTCGCACGCGAAGAAGCGCACATGGCCCAGGCCAACTACCCGACCTTCGCCGCGCACAAGGCCCTGCACGACGCCCTGACGCGCAACGTCGAGTCCTACCGCGAACGCTTCCACGCCCAGCGTGAGACCATCACGGGCGACGAGGTGTTCGAGTTCTGCGCCGATTGGCTGGGCCAGCACATCCTGAAGGAAGACACCCGCTTCGGCGCCTACGCCGCGGACCAGTGA
- a CDS encoding cell division protein FtsQ/DivIB has translation MSTRLSIDPQFRAGFGGSANRARDDMPVPPRAMAKSAQKGNRRRAWPRWTRPTVKAAILLTPVLVVAGMAASAWQRGTFAETTAALQESLIQTSAAAGFAIADVLVEGRTETDPASILRVLGVQRGDPILAVTLSDAKEKLESLPWVASASIERHLPGILFVRLTEREPMAIWQHDRKFTVIDREGRPLADATELARRGNRRIETLPQVVGANAPMQVPKLLAALDNVPALREKVSAASWVGDRRWDLKLKNGVVVKLPEARMQAALRQLAELDATGQVLDRDIVAIDLRQNDRAVLQTSATAVLPWTEEENKKKPGKKT, from the coding sequence ATGTCAACTCGACTGAGCATCGATCCGCAGTTCCGCGCCGGTTTCGGGGGCTCTGCGAACCGGGCCCGCGACGACATGCCCGTGCCGCCGCGGGCCATGGCGAAGTCGGCGCAGAAAGGCAACCGCCGCCGCGCCTGGCCGCGCTGGACCCGCCCCACGGTCAAGGCGGCCATCCTGCTGACCCCGGTCCTGGTCGTCGCCGGCATGGCCGCGTCGGCGTGGCAGCGCGGCACCTTCGCCGAGACCACCGCGGCTCTCCAGGAAAGCCTGATCCAGACCAGCGCCGCCGCCGGCTTCGCCATCGCCGACGTGCTGGTCGAAGGCCGCACCGAGACCGACCCGGCCTCCATCCTGCGCGTGCTGGGCGTGCAGCGCGGCGACCCGATCCTCGCCGTCACGCTGTCCGACGCCAAGGAGAAGCTGGAAAGCCTGCCCTGGGTCGCCTCGGCCTCCATCGAGCGGCACCTGCCCGGCATCCTGTTCGTCCGCCTGACGGAGCGGGAGCCGATGGCGATCTGGCAGCACGACCGCAAGTTCACCGTCATCGACCGCGAAGGCCGCCCGCTGGCCGACGCGACCGAGCTGGCGCGGCGCGGCAACCGGCGCATCGAGACGCTGCCGCAGGTCGTCGGCGCCAACGCGCCGATGCAGGTGCCGAAGCTGCTCGCGGCCCTCGACAACGTGCCGGCGCTGCGCGAAAAGGTGAGCGCCGCCTCCTGGGTCGGCGACCGCCGCTGGGATCTCAAGCTGAAGAACGGTGTCGTGGTGAAGCTTCCGGAAGCCCGCATGCAGGCCGCGCTGCGTCAGTTGGCGGAGCTGGACGCGACGGGTCAGGTCCTGGACCGCGACATCGTGGCCATCGATCTGCGCCAGAACGACCGCGCCGTGCTGCAGACCTCCGCCACCGCCGTCCTGCCCTGGACGGAGGAGGAGAACAAGAAGAAGCCGGGCAAGAAAACGTGA
- the ftsA gene encoding cell division protein FtsA — MGFNGAKKPKRATRGGIIAALDVGSTKVCCLIARVEDAGAVRIVGIGHQIATGVRAGAIIDMEAAETSIGAAVHAAEQMANETIRDVIVNVSSPISHGFNAEVAVSGQEVTEGDVRRALAHARSLQVGPDQALVHAIPVGFALDGSRGIRDPKGMYGERLGVQAHVITSPAGAVRNLQTCVARCHLDIEGLVASPYASGLACLVDDEMEMGSACIDMGGGTTTISVFSEGTLVWSDCIRLGGNHVTNDIARGLTTPVVHAERMKTLHGSAITSPADEREMIDVPQVGEEERLGANNLPKSYLVRIIQPRLEEIFEHVRSRLEHSGYAKLVGRRVVLTGGASQLPGMRELAQLILDKQVRIGRPTRITGLNEAQGGPSYSTAAGLLLHAVRNPAELPVTGHEAGAGTGFFGRVGLWLRENL; from the coding sequence ATGGGCTTCAACGGGGCGAAAAAGCCAAAACGAGCCACCCGCGGCGGGATCATCGCCGCGCTGGACGTCGGCTCGACCAAGGTGTGCTGCCTCATCGCCCGCGTCGAGGATGCGGGGGCCGTGCGCATCGTTGGGATCGGCCACCAGATCGCCACGGGCGTGCGCGCTGGCGCCATCATCGACATGGAAGCGGCGGAGACCTCCATCGGCGCCGCCGTCCACGCGGCCGAGCAGATGGCCAACGAGACGATCCGCGACGTGATCGTCAACGTGTCCTCCCCGATCTCCCACGGCTTCAACGCCGAGGTCGCCGTCTCCGGCCAGGAGGTGACGGAGGGCGACGTCCGCCGCGCGCTGGCCCACGCCCGCAGCCTCCAGGTCGGCCCCGACCAGGCGCTGGTCCACGCGATCCCCGTGGGGTTCGCGCTCGACGGCAGCCGCGGCATCCGCGACCCCAAGGGCATGTACGGCGAGCGGCTGGGCGTCCAGGCCCACGTCATCACCTCGCCCGCGGGGGCGGTGCGCAACCTGCAGACCTGCGTGGCCCGCTGCCATCTCGACATCGAGGGTCTGGTCGCCAGCCCCTACGCGTCCGGCCTCGCCTGTCTGGTCGACGACGAGATGGAGATGGGCTCCGCCTGCATCGACATGGGCGGCGGCACCACGACGATCTCCGTCTTCTCCGAAGGCACGCTGGTCTGGTCGGACTGCATCCGGCTGGGCGGCAACCACGTCACCAACGACATCGCGCGCGGGCTGACCACGCCGGTCGTCCATGCGGAGCGCATGAAGACGCTGCACGGCAGCGCCATCACCAGCCCCGCCGATGAGCGCGAGATGATCGACGTCCCCCAGGTCGGCGAGGAGGAGCGCCTCGGCGCCAACAACCTGCCGAAATCCTATCTGGTGCGCATCATCCAGCCCCGGCTGGAGGAGATCTTCGAGCATGTCCGCTCGCGGCTGGAGCATTCCGGCTACGCGAAGCTGGTCGGCCGGCGCGTCGTCCTGACGGGCGGCGCCAGCCAGCTGCCGGGCATGCGCGAGCTGGCGCAGCTGATCCTGGACAAACAGGTCCGCATCGGGCGACCGACGCGGATCACCGGTCTGAACGAGGCGCAAGGCGGTCCGTCCTATTCGACCGCCGCGGGCCTTCTTCTCCACGCCGTGCGCAATCCGGCGGAACTTCCCGTGACGGGCCATGAGGCTGGCGCCGGCACGGGGTTCTTCGGGCGCGTCGGCCTGTGGCTGCGGGAGAACCTATGA
- the murB gene encoding UDP-N-acetylmuramate dehydrogenase, with product MTTTAASLIDRMPACRGRLTAAAPLANVTWFRVGGPAEVMFRPEDADDLADFLAGLPDDVPVTVLGVASNLLIRDGGIPGVVIRLGRGFAGIAADGLTLEAGAAALDLNVAAVARDAGIAGLEFLSGIPGTIGGALRMNGGAYGHEIKDVLVAAQGVTRRGERVSYDNAGMGFTYRHAGVPEDVIFTGATLRGAAGDPAEIAQRMAEISGKRADTQPVRSRTGGSTFKNPPGHKAWELIDQAGCRGLTIGGAQVSEKHCNFLINQDTATAAELEALGEEVRRRVFETSGVTLEWEIKRVGVP from the coding sequence ATGACAACCACCGCCGCCTCCCTCATCGACCGGATGCCCGCCTGCCGCGGACGGCTGACCGCCGCCGCGCCGCTGGCCAACGTGACGTGGTTCCGCGTCGGCGGTCCGGCGGAGGTCATGTTCCGGCCGGAGGACGCTGACGATCTGGCGGACTTCCTGGCCGGGCTGCCGGACGACGTGCCGGTGACGGTGCTGGGCGTCGCCTCCAACCTGCTGATCCGCGACGGCGGCATTCCCGGCGTGGTGATCCGGCTGGGCCGCGGCTTCGCCGGCATCGCGGCGGACGGGCTGACGCTGGAGGCCGGGGCCGCGGCGCTCGACCTGAACGTCGCCGCCGTGGCGCGCGACGCCGGCATCGCCGGGCTGGAGTTCCTGTCGGGCATCCCCGGCACCATCGGCGGCGCGCTGCGCATGAACGGCGGCGCCTACGGCCACGAGATCAAGGACGTGCTGGTCGCCGCCCAGGGCGTGACCCGCCGGGGCGAGCGCGTGTCCTACGACAACGCCGGGATGGGCTTCACCTACCGCCACGCCGGGGTGCCGGAGGACGTCATCTTCACCGGCGCCACCCTGCGCGGCGCGGCCGGCGACCCGGCGGAGATCGCCCAGCGCATGGCGGAGATTTCCGGCAAGCGCGCCGACACCCAGCCGGTCCGCTCGCGCACCGGCGGCTCCACCTTCAAGAACCCGCCGGGCCACAAGGCGTGGGAGCTGATCGACCAGGCCGGCTGCCGCGGCCTGACCATCGGCGGCGCGCAGGTGTCGGAGAAGCACTGCAACTTCCTCATCAACCAGGACACCGCCACCGCGGCGGAGCTGGAGGCGCTGGGCGAAGAGGTCCGGCGCCGCGTGTTCGAGACCTCCGGCGTCACGCTGGAGTGGGAAATCAAGCGGGTCGGCGTGCCATGA
- a CDS encoding D-alanine--D-alanine ligase, with protein MTTHKKHVAVLMGGWSAEREVSLVSGAGVAKALEEEGYRVTAVDVQRDLEGLLRALTDPRPDAVFNALHGRGGEDGTIQGVLEFLGIPYTHSGVRAAAVAMDKAMTKALLAPVGVRSPKGLVLTKGELTGGAHPMPAPYIVKPVDEGSTVGVTLVREGQNSPVGDAWTFGERALVEEFIPGRELTVGVMGGLDGECRALTVTEIRFEAQVYDYTAKYSAGHAVHTVPAQIPEHVAEEAKRLAVLAHRTLGCRGVSRSDFRWDDRKSGTDGLFFLEINNQPGMTPLSLVPEQAAAVGLTYGALVAWMVENAACQLD; from the coding sequence ATGACGACGCACAAGAAGCATGTCGCCGTCCTGATGGGCGGCTGGTCGGCGGAGCGCGAGGTGTCGCTGGTCAGCGGCGCCGGCGTCGCCAAAGCGCTGGAGGAGGAAGGCTACCGCGTCACCGCGGTGGACGTGCAGCGCGACCTGGAGGGGCTGCTGCGCGCCCTGACCGACCCTCGCCCCGATGCGGTGTTCAACGCCCTGCACGGGCGCGGCGGCGAGGACGGGACGATCCAGGGCGTCCTGGAGTTCCTCGGCATCCCCTACACCCATTCCGGCGTGCGCGCCGCCGCGGTCGCCATGGACAAGGCGATGACCAAGGCGCTGCTCGCCCCGGTCGGCGTGCGCTCGCCCAAGGGCCTCGTCCTCACCAAGGGCGAGCTGACCGGCGGCGCCCACCCGATGCCCGCGCCCTACATCGTCAAGCCGGTGGACGAGGGTTCGACCGTCGGGGTCACGCTGGTGCGCGAGGGGCAGAACAGCCCGGTCGGCGACGCCTGGACCTTCGGCGAGCGCGCCCTGGTCGAGGAGTTCATTCCGGGCCGCGAGCTGACCGTGGGCGTCATGGGCGGGCTGGACGGCGAATGCCGCGCCCTGACCGTTACGGAGATCCGCTTCGAAGCACAGGTGTATGACTACACGGCTAAATACAGCGCCGGTCATGCCGTTCATACTGTGCCCGCGCAGATTCCCGAGCATGTCGCGGAAGAAGCCAAGAGGTTGGCGGTCCTGGCCCACCGGACCCTGGGATGCCGCGGCGTTTCGCGCAGCGACTTCCGCTGGGATGATCGTAAAAGTGGGACCGACGGACTCTTTTTCCTGGAAATCAACAACCAGCCGGGCATGACGCCGCTGTCGCTGGTTCCCGAACAGGCCGCTGCCGTGGGGCTCACCTACGGCGCTCTCGTCGCTTGGATGGTGGAGAACGCCGCATGTCAACTCGACTGA
- the murG gene encoding undecaprenyldiphospho-muramoylpentapeptide beta-N-acetylglucosaminyltransferase: MADTTQRPIILAAGGTGGHFFPAEALARELLARGEAVALVTDKRGQAFGDSLPEVTVHRIRSAAPGGNLLAKMNAAWQMGLGLLGANALMRHLKPAAVVGFGGYPSVPTVYAAAQGRVPVMLHEQNAVLGRANRMLAAAARRIAVAFPEVASVKEEHRPRLVRTGNPVRPAVAAQRDAAYAVPAPGGPVRILVMGGSQGARVFSEVIPEALGRLPADLRARIHLAQQCRPEDLEAARAAYAGMGLGGLELESFFRDVPDRLVACHLAITRAGASTIAELTCIGRPAILVPYPHAMDDHQTANARQLAAAGTAWVMPQPDFTADALAARLTALLESPDALTAAAQAAHGWGMADAARRLADAVLDMIANPNHARTKEAAE, encoded by the coding sequence ATGGCCGACACCACGCAACGCCCCATCATCCTCGCCGCCGGCGGCACCGGCGGGCATTTCTTCCCGGCGGAAGCGCTGGCGCGCGAGCTGCTGGCCCGCGGCGAGGCGGTGGCGCTGGTCACCGACAAGCGCGGCCAGGCCTTCGGCGACAGCCTGCCGGAGGTGACGGTCCACCGCATCCGCTCCGCCGCCCCCGGCGGCAACCTGCTGGCCAAGATGAACGCGGCGTGGCAGATGGGCCTCGGCCTGCTCGGCGCCAACGCGCTGATGCGCCACCTGAAGCCGGCGGCCGTCGTCGGCTTCGGCGGCTACCCCTCCGTCCCCACGGTCTACGCCGCCGCGCAAGGCCGCGTGCCGGTGATGCTGCACGAGCAGAACGCCGTGCTGGGCCGCGCCAACCGGATGCTCGCCGCCGCGGCCCGCCGCATCGCCGTCGCCTTCCCGGAGGTCGCCTCGGTGAAGGAGGAGCATCGCCCGCGCCTCGTCCGCACCGGCAACCCGGTCCGCCCGGCCGTCGCCGCCCAGCGCGACGCCGCCTACGCCGTTCCCGCCCCCGGCGGCCCCGTCCGCATCCTGGTGATGGGCGGCAGCCAGGGCGCCCGCGTCTTCTCCGAGGTCATCCCCGAAGCGCTCGGCCGCCTGCCCGCCGACCTGCGCGCCCGCATCCATCTGGCGCAGCAGTGCCGGCCCGAGGATCTGGAGGCCGCCCGCGCCGCTTACGCCGGCATGGGGCTCGGCGGGCTGGAGCTGGAGAGCTTCTTCCGCGACGTGCCGGACCGGCTGGTCGCCTGCCATCTCGCCATCACGCGGGCCGGCGCCTCGACCATCGCCGAGCTGACCTGCATCGGGCGCCCTGCCATCCTGGTGCCATATCCCCATGCCATGGACGACCACCAGACGGCCAACGCGCGGCAGCTCGCCGCCGCCGGGACCGCCTGGGTGATGCCGCAGCCGGACTTCACCGCCGACGCGCTCGCCGCCCGCCTGACGGCGCTGCTGGAGTCGCCCGACGCGCTGACCGCCGCGGCGCAGGCCGCCCACGGCTGGGGCATGGCCGACGCCGCGCGCCGGCTGGCCGACGCCGTGCTCGACATGATCGCCAACCCGAACCACGCCCGAACCAAGGAAGCCGCGGAATGA
- the lpxC gene encoding UDP-3-O-acyl-N-acetylglucosamine deacetylase, with amino-acid sequence MAQNRIKTEGMLQRTLAKPVRCSGVGLHTGATVTLTISPAEPNSGIVFRRSDLSGPAAVIPARWDHVVDTKLCTVIGNAHGTTIGTVEHLMSALAGCGVDNALVTLDNIEVPIMDGSAAPFVEAIERVGTVSQNAPRRAIRILKPVTVTEGNKSATFTPDHTTGFSFEIDFASKAIAQQSHEVELDAETFRDEISAARTFGFLHEVEGLRKMGLARGGSLDNAVVISGDEVMNEGGLRFDDEFVRHKILDAVGDLYLAGAMFVGHFHGVRSGHALNNQLLRALFADASAWCYETPPSTALPGAVWHATERLAVA; translated from the coding sequence GTGGCTCAGAATCGCATCAAGACCGAAGGCATGCTGCAGCGTACCCTGGCGAAGCCGGTGCGTTGCTCCGGCGTCGGGCTGCATACGGGCGCGACGGTCACCCTGACGATTTCCCCGGCCGAGCCGAACAGCGGCATCGTCTTCCGGCGCAGCGACCTCAGCGGCCCCGCCGCGGTGATCCCGGCGCGCTGGGACCATGTGGTCGACACCAAGCTGTGCACGGTCATCGGCAACGCCCACGGCACCACCATCGGCACGGTCGAGCACCTGATGTCGGCGCTGGCCGGCTGCGGCGTGGACAACGCCCTGGTCACGCTCGACAACATCGAGGTGCCGATCATGGACGGCAGCGCCGCCCCCTTCGTGGAGGCCATCGAGCGCGTCGGCACCGTGTCGCAGAACGCGCCGCGCCGCGCCATCCGCATCCTGAAGCCGGTCACCGTGACCGAGGGCAACAAGAGCGCCACCTTCACGCCGGATCACACGACGGGCTTCAGCTTCGAGATCGACTTCGCCAGCAAGGCCATCGCCCAGCAGAGCCACGAGGTGGAGCTGGACGCCGAGACCTTCCGCGACGAGATCAGCGCCGCCCGCACCTTCGGCTTCCTGCACGAGGTCGAGGGGCTGCGCAAGATGGGCCTCGCCCGCGGCGGCTCGCTGGACAACGCGGTGGTCATCTCCGGTGACGAGGTGATGAACGAAGGCGGCCTGCGCTTCGACGACGAGTTCGTGCGCCACAAGATCCTGGACGCGGTCGGCGACCTCTATCTGGCCGGTGCGATGTTCGTCGGCCATTTCCACGGCGTGCGCTCCGGCCACGCCCTGAACAACCAGCTGCTGCGCGCGCTGTTCGCCGACGCCAGCGCCTGGTGCTACGAAACCCCGCCGAGCACGGCGCTGCCGGGTGCCGTCTGGCACGCGACCGAGCGGCTCGCCGTCGCCTGA
- the murC gene encoding UDP-N-acetylmuramate--L-alanine ligase produces MRALPLSIGTIHFVGIGGIGMSGIAEVLRNLGYTVQGSDLAESANVKRLRGLGIQISIGHRAENIAGAAVVVVSSAVKRDNPEVVAARAALVPVVRRAEMLGELMRLKWAIAIGGTHGKTTTTSMVGNMLEHANLDPTVINGGIINAYGTNTRLGSGDWMVVEADESDGTFIKLPACIAVVTNMDPEHLDYYGTFDNMRAAFDSFVQNIPFYGFAALCIDHPEVQAMIPRVSDRRIITYGFSPQADVRAVNMRLGTEGAEYDVVIDDRHTGESRTIIGVRLPMYGPHNVQNSLACFAVGNEMGLPDVVMRDSMAKFQGVKRRFTKTGESNGITVIDDYGHHPVEIAAVLKAARTAGTGRTIAVVQPHRYSRLANLFEEFCTCFNDADAVIVADVYAAGEQPIENVNRDSLVEGLRMHGHRQVLALHGPDELPQLVREIARSGDLVVCLGAGNITQWANALPGELDKLSGKA; encoded by the coding sequence ATGCGCGCCCTCCCCCTCTCGATCGGCACCATCCATTTCGTCGGCATCGGCGGCATCGGCATGAGCGGCATCGCCGAAGTGCTGAGGAACCTCGGCTACACCGTCCAGGGCTCCGACCTGGCGGAGAGCGCCAACGTCAAGCGCCTGCGCGGGCTGGGCATCCAGATCAGCATCGGCCACCGCGCGGAGAACATCGCCGGGGCCGCGGTCGTCGTCGTCTCCTCCGCCGTCAAGCGCGACAACCCGGAGGTCGTCGCCGCCCGCGCCGCCCTGGTCCCGGTCGTCCGCCGCGCCGAGATGCTGGGCGAGCTGATGCGCCTGAAATGGGCCATCGCCATCGGCGGCACCCACGGCAAGACCACGACGACCTCGATGGTCGGCAACATGCTGGAGCACGCCAACCTCGACCCCACGGTCATCAACGGCGGCATCATCAACGCCTACGGCACCAACACGCGGCTGGGCTCCGGCGACTGGATGGTCGTCGAGGCGGACGAGAGCGACGGCACCTTCATCAAGCTGCCCGCCTGCATCGCCGTGGTCACCAACATGGACCCCGAGCATCTGGACTATTACGGCACCTTCGACAACATGCGGGCCGCCTTCGACAGCTTCGTCCAGAACATCCCCTTCTACGGCTTCGCCGCTCTGTGCATCGACCATCCCGAGGTGCAGGCGATGATCCCGCGCGTGTCGGACCGCCGCATCATCACCTACGGCTTCAGCCCGCAGGCCGACGTGCGTGCCGTGAACATGCGGCTGGGCACCGAGGGCGCGGAGTACGACGTGGTCATCGACGACCGCCACACCGGGGAGAGCCGGACCATCATCGGCGTCCGCCTGCCGATGTACGGGCCGCACAACGTCCAGAACTCGCTGGCCTGCTTCGCGGTGGGCAACGAGATGGGCCTGCCCGACGTGGTGATGCGCGACAGCATGGCGAAGTTCCAGGGCGTCAAGCGCCGCTTCACCAAGACCGGCGAATCGAACGGCATCACCGTCATCGACGATTACGGCCACCACCCGGTGGAGATCGCCGCCGTCCTGAAGGCCGCGCGCACCGCCGGCACCGGCCGCACCATCGCCGTCGTGCAGCCGCACCGCTATTCGCGCCTCGCCAACCTGTTCGAGGAGTTCTGCACCTGCTTCAACGACGCCGACGCGGTGATCGTGGCCGACGTCTACGCCGCCGGGGAGCAGCCGATCGAGAACGTCAACCGCGACAGCCTCGTCGAGGGGCTGCGCATGCACGGCCACCGTCAGGTGCTCGCCCTGCACGGCCCGGACGAGCTGCCGCAGCTCGTCCGCGAGATCGCGCGGTCCGGCGACCTCGTGGTCTGCCTGGGCGCCGGCAACATCACCCAGTGGGCCAACGCCCTGCCGGGCGAGCTGGACAAGCTGTCGGGCAAGGCGTGA